Proteins from a genomic interval of Nocardia sp. BMG51109:
- a CDS encoding TetR/AcrR family transcriptional regulator produces the protein MSAAGRRAQLLDVTRDIVAAEGFTAVSIDRVARAAGVTRAVLYQQFTDLPGLVTALLERERAIALAGVDSVDRPVPEDDVDAVGRGILAYLHAAPVSWRIILHPPDGAPPGLREHIELGRAYARRVSARHLSRVAGMPVDPDGPTSRILLSAIEELARLHLDDPAAYPDDLVLRYLRSLVAWAAHLETMG, from the coding sequence ATGTCGGCCGCCGGCCGGCGTGCTCAACTGCTGGACGTGACCCGGGATATCGTGGCCGCCGAGGGCTTCACCGCCGTGAGCATCGACCGGGTCGCGCGCGCCGCCGGCGTCACCCGGGCCGTGCTGTACCAGCAGTTCACGGATCTGCCAGGTCTGGTGACGGCGCTGCTGGAACGCGAGCGGGCCATCGCACTGGCCGGTGTGGACAGCGTCGACCGGCCGGTGCCCGAGGACGACGTCGATGCCGTCGGTCGCGGCATCCTCGCGTATCTCCATGCGGCACCGGTGAGTTGGCGCATCATCCTGCATCCGCCCGACGGCGCGCCACCCGGACTGCGCGAGCACATCGAACTCGGCCGCGCGTACGCCCGCCGGGTGAGCGCCCGCCACCTGTCCCGCGTCGCCGGTATGCCGGTCGATCCGGACGGCCCGACGTCGCGAATCCTGTTGTCCGCCATAGAGGAGCTGGCCCGGCTCCACCTCGACGACCCGGCCGCCTATCCGGACGACCTGGTGCTGCGATATCTCCGGTCGCTCGTCGCCTGGGCCGCACATCTCGAAACCATGGGCTGA
- a CDS encoding FAD-dependent oxidoreductase: MAEAGKQVTVLERRTRLGGRTRAMRVESVDDVPDNGRHVIASGYMHLFRYLDSIGTRQFVAFPRGGTLRWPDGRKADVRTTGIRAVRTLLGVHPDMSPIDRLRSARATLRLGWQCLRRPEDLADLTTEQWFQRVGMPAAAREALWDWMALSIAAEPVQRGSVVAAQVVKMPKATFSQVLGTHGLRQPQRTSVPTLVPAGDWTATDWSATMESAVQSAARAVDLLLELPSEP; this comes from the coding sequence GTGGCGGAGGCCGGTAAGCAGGTCACCGTGCTGGAACGGCGCACCCGGCTCGGCGGGCGCACCCGGGCGATGCGGGTCGAATCGGTGGACGACGTTCCCGACAACGGCCGGCATGTGATCGCCAGCGGCTATATGCACCTGTTCCGCTACCTCGACAGCATCGGCACCAGACAGTTCGTCGCATTTCCCAGGGGCGGGACGCTGCGCTGGCCGGACGGCCGCAAGGCGGACGTGCGGACCACCGGCATCCGCGCGGTCCGGACCCTGCTCGGCGTCCACCCGGACATGAGCCCGATCGACCGGCTCCGATCCGCGCGCGCCACACTGCGACTCGGCTGGCAATGCCTGCGCCGGCCGGAGGATCTGGCCGATCTCACCACCGAACAGTGGTTCCAGCGGGTCGGCATGCCGGCCGCGGCGCGGGAGGCGCTGTGGGACTGGATGGCACTGAGCATCGCCGCCGAACCGGTGCAGCGGGGATCGGTGGTTGCGGCACAGGTGGTCAAGATGCCCAAGGCGACCTTCTCCCAGGTGCTCGGCACGCACGGACTGCGGCAGCCGCAGCGGACGTCGGTTCCGACGCTGGTGCCGGCCGGCGACTGGACCGCCACCGACTGGTCGGCCACGATGGAAAGTGCCGTGCAGAGCGCCGCGCGAGCCGTGGACCTGCTGCTCGAGCTACCGTCGGAGCCGTGA